The Amycolatopsis sp. 195334CR genome window below encodes:
- a CDS encoding GntP family permease, whose translation MLHTTIAIVVVVLLILVTRVDPVIALVVGSIYLGLTGGLGFDGTMKAIAEGFGEIMAEVGLLIGFGVLLGSLLHSLGALRKLVELLVRGLGPRKIPHVLAVVLSTVFPSIYVDVQLVLAAPLARAAAPRMGRNGLAMMGGSLTAGILVGYVFVVPGLGTIAIAGLLHVPLGSMLVYGFVLAPLTVVLTMLVYGWLLNRGFWNAAKDESDVEVEEPAEVEAPVRRMPPLAVSLLPIVVPLLLIATGAITEAAGVESTVLAFLGDPVFALFVGLLGAYLLARRTLGRAQVAESMTKGFNSTGQILLITGVGGSLGAVIGKTGLEDVLGGLFSAEAGVPVVVTILLAWLVAAVLHLAIGSISVAAITAAGILAPIMGGLDVPPAVLGLAIGSGALFALHVNSNFFWMFQTMLGVTTRGALKALTFVTALASVVSLVFVSALSFVV comes from the coding sequence GTGTTGCACACGACAATCGCGATTGTCGTTGTGGTGCTGCTCATCCTGGTGACCAGGGTGGACCCGGTCATCGCACTGGTCGTCGGCTCGATCTACCTCGGGCTCACCGGCGGACTGGGGTTCGACGGCACCATGAAAGCCATCGCCGAGGGGTTCGGCGAGATCATGGCCGAAGTCGGACTGCTGATCGGATTCGGCGTATTGCTGGGATCCTTGCTGCATTCACTGGGCGCCTTGCGGAAACTGGTCGAACTGCTCGTGCGCGGGCTCGGCCCGCGCAAGATCCCGCACGTGCTCGCCGTGGTGCTGAGCACCGTTTTCCCGTCCATCTACGTGGATGTGCAGCTCGTGCTCGCCGCCCCGCTGGCCCGTGCCGCCGCGCCGCGCATGGGCCGCAACGGGCTCGCCATGATGGGTGGGTCGCTCACCGCGGGCATCCTCGTCGGGTACGTCTTCGTGGTGCCGGGACTGGGCACCATCGCCATCGCCGGTCTGCTCCACGTGCCGCTGGGCTCGATGCTGGTCTACGGCTTCGTGCTCGCCCCGCTCACCGTCGTCCTCACCATGCTGGTCTACGGCTGGTTGCTCAACCGGGGCTTCTGGAACGCGGCGAAGGACGAGTCCGATGTGGAGGTCGAGGAACCCGCCGAGGTGGAGGCACCGGTCCGGCGGATGCCGCCGCTGGCCGTGTCGCTGCTGCCGATCGTGGTGCCGTTGCTGCTCATCGCGACCGGCGCGATCACCGAGGCGGCCGGGGTCGAGTCCACTGTGCTCGCTTTCCTCGGTGACCCCGTGTTCGCGTTGTTCGTCGGCCTGCTCGGCGCCTACCTCCTGGCGCGCCGGACGCTCGGCCGCGCGCAGGTCGCCGAGTCGATGACCAAGGGGTTCAACTCCACCGGGCAGATCCTGCTGATCACCGGCGTCGGCGGTTCGCTCGGCGCGGTCATCGGCAAGACCGGGCTGGAGGACGTGCTCGGCGGCCTCTTCTCCGCCGAGGCCGGGGTGCCGGTGGTGGTGACCATCCTGCTGGCCTGGCTGGTCGCGGCCGTGCTGCACCTGGCGATCGGCTCGATCTCGGTGGCCGCCATCACCGCCGCCGGCATTCTCGCCCCGATCATGGGCGGCCTCGACGTGCCGCCCGCCGTGCTCGGGCTGGCGATCGGTTCCGGCGCCCTGTTCGCCCTGCACGTGAACAGCAATTTCTTCTGGATGTTCCAGACCATGCTCGGGGTGACCACGCGGGGCGCGCTGAAAGCGCTGACCTTCGTCACCGCACTGGCGTCCGTGGTTTCCCTCGTGTTCGTCTCGGCCCTCAGTTTTGTGGTGTGA
- a CDS encoding CaiB/BaiF CoA-transferase family protein, with product MQPLRGVTVVSLEQAIAAPYASRHLADLGARVIKVERPGVGDFARAYDTRVNGLSSHFVWVNRNKESLTLDIKQPRGKEILRRLLADADVFIQNLAPGAAARAGLGAGELRAAHPKLIVCDISGYGTPGPYETMKAYDLLVQSEAGLLSVTGNGDDMAKAGISVSDIAAGMYAYSSILAALLDRGRTGKGAHIDVSMLESTVEWMGFPLYYAYDGAPPPVRAGAAHATIYPYGPFEAGDGGVVMMSIQNEREWRTFCEEFLARPEIATDPDYATNADRNTNREALGALVSARFAELTAAEAMDLLAAIPIAHARVNSMAEVWNHPQLTARGRWHEVGTPAGPVPSLSLPGLVTGEPRMDPVPELGSHTRPILAELGLSEAEIDGLIEDGAA from the coding sequence ATGCAGCCCCTCCGTGGAGTGACCGTGGTTTCGCTGGAGCAGGCGATCGCCGCTCCCTACGCCAGCCGTCACCTGGCCGATCTCGGCGCCAGGGTGATCAAGGTGGAACGGCCGGGCGTCGGCGATTTCGCCCGCGCCTACGACACGCGCGTCAACGGCCTGAGTTCCCATTTCGTCTGGGTGAACCGGAACAAGGAATCGCTCACCCTGGACATCAAGCAGCCGCGTGGCAAGGAAATCCTCCGGCGGTTGCTGGCCGACGCCGACGTGTTCATCCAGAACCTGGCGCCCGGCGCCGCCGCCCGCGCCGGGCTCGGTGCCGGGGAATTGCGGGCAGCGCACCCGAAGCTGATCGTCTGCGACATCTCCGGTTACGGCACGCCGGGGCCGTACGAGACGATGAAGGCCTACGACCTGCTGGTGCAGAGCGAGGCCGGACTCCTGTCGGTCACCGGGAACGGTGACGACATGGCCAAGGCGGGCATCTCGGTGTCCGACATCGCCGCGGGCATGTACGCCTACAGCTCGATCCTCGCCGCGCTCCTGGACCGCGGCCGGACCGGGAAGGGCGCGCACATCGACGTCTCCATGCTGGAGTCCACAGTGGAATGGATGGGCTTCCCGCTCTACTACGCCTACGACGGCGCGCCGCCGCCGGTGCGCGCGGGCGCGGCCCACGCGACCATCTACCCCTACGGCCCCTTCGAAGCGGGGGACGGCGGGGTGGTGATGATGAGCATCCAGAACGAGCGCGAATGGCGTACCTTCTGCGAGGAGTTCTTGGCCCGCCCCGAAATCGCCACCGACCCCGACTACGCGACCAACGCCGACCGCAACACCAACCGCGAGGCGCTGGGCGCGCTCGTCTCCGCGCGGTTCGCCGAGCTGACCGCCGCCGAGGCGATGGACCTGCTCGCCGCGATCCCGATCGCGCACGCCAGGGTCAACTCGATGGCCGAGGTCTGGAACCACCCGCAGCTCACCGCGCGCGGGCGCTGGCACGAGGTCGGCACACCGGCCGGTCCGGTCCCGTCACTTTCCCTGCCGGGCCTGGTCACCGGCGAGCCCAGGATGGACCCGGTGCCGGAACTCGGCAGCCACACCCGCCCGATCCTCGCCGAACTGGGCCTGAGCGAAGCGGAGATCGACGGCCTGATCGAGGACGGTGCCGCATGA
- a CDS encoding cell wall metabolism sensor histidine kinase WalK: MKRLSLRARVLLIAMALLVAGMVASSAVVLVALRKPLVEQVDLQVSVAAGVLAAVPEPVVANLAGNAPIPREGPDDLYLAYLTPDGQPSLALRGTAVPDLPKLDRAAVLARGGQPFEVADWRVLALPVRTGGSVVVAGALSSVDETVARVRLVCVLVGGGLLVVLATAGWFWVRAGLRPLRRIEETAAAIAGGDLSRRVPFTAAESTEVGRLTTALNGMLAQIEAAVAARTRSEERLRTFVADASHELRTPLAGISGFAQLYRMGGSEIDATMDRIERESTRLTALVDDLLLLAQLDEGGLDLRRAPMDLRSLAADALHDLRALDPAREVALTGLGDAPDPAPAPVLGDEARLRQVVSNLVGNAIAHTPAGSAVRIGVGTHADESILELADSGPGLSPDQVALVFDRFYRADPSRARDHGGGAGLGLAIVHSLVTAHGGTVSVSTQPGAGATFRLVLPKSG; this comes from the coding sequence GTGAAGCGGCTGTCGCTGCGGGCGCGGGTGCTGTTGATCGCGATGGCGCTGCTGGTGGCGGGTATGGTGGCCAGCAGCGCGGTGGTGCTCGTCGCGCTGCGGAAACCACTGGTGGAGCAGGTGGACCTCCAGGTGTCGGTGGCCGCCGGGGTGCTGGCCGCGGTGCCGGAACCGGTGGTCGCGAACCTGGCGGGCAACGCCCCGATCCCGCGCGAAGGACCCGACGACCTCTACCTGGCCTACCTGACCCCGGACGGGCAACCGTCGTTGGCGCTCCGGGGAACTGCCGTACCGGATCTGCCGAAACTGGACCGCGCGGCGGTGCTCGCGCGCGGCGGTCAGCCGTTCGAAGTGGCGGACTGGCGGGTGCTGGCGCTGCCGGTCCGCACCGGTGGCAGCGTGGTGGTGGCCGGTGCACTGTCCTCAGTGGACGAAACGGTGGCGCGGGTGCGCCTGGTCTGCGTGCTGGTGGGCGGCGGGTTGCTGGTGGTGCTGGCCACCGCGGGGTGGTTCTGGGTGCGGGCCGGGCTGCGGCCGCTGCGCCGGATCGAGGAGACCGCGGCGGCGATCGCGGGCGGTGACCTGTCGCGGCGGGTTCCGTTCACCGCCGCCGAATCCACCGAGGTCGGCAGGCTGACCACCGCGCTGAACGGCATGCTGGCGCAGATCGAGGCCGCTGTCGCCGCGCGCACGCGCTCCGAGGAACGCCTGCGCACGTTCGTCGCGGACGCCAGCCACGAACTGCGCACCCCGCTGGCCGGCATCAGCGGATTCGCGCAGCTCTACCGCATGGGCGGCAGCGAGATCGACGCGACGATGGACCGCATCGAACGCGAGTCGACCCGGCTGACCGCGCTGGTGGACGACCTGCTGCTGCTCGCGCAACTGGATGAAGGCGGCCTCGACCTGCGCCGGGCGCCGATGGACCTGCGTTCGCTGGCCGCGGACGCGCTGCACGACCTCCGCGCGCTGGACCCGGCCCGCGAGGTCGCGCTCACCGGGCTCGGCGACGCACCGGATCCCGCGCCCGCCCCGGTGCTCGGCGACGAGGCCAGGTTGCGGCAGGTGGTGAGCAACCTGGTGGGCAACGCGATCGCGCACACTCCGGCGGGTTCCGCCGTGCGCATCGGGGTCGGCACGCACGCCGATGAGTCCATTTTGGAGCTCGCCGACTCCGGTCCCGGTCTTTCCCCGGACCAGGTGGCGCTGGTCTTCGATCGGTTCTACCGCGCGGATCCCTCGCGCGCCCGTGACCACGGCGGTGGCGCCGGGCTCGGCCTGGCGATCGTCCATTCGCTGGTGACCGCCCACGGCGGCACGGTGTCGGTGTCCACCCAACCGGGCGCCGGCGCCACTTTCCGGCTCGTGCTCCCGAAATCCGGTTAA
- a CDS encoding peptidoglycan-binding protein, whose protein sequence is MRKVATAAVFTALSAAALTGTIGQTAVAAPAVNMEAVVKAAMWDPYKPDQSITPGSGDSVKVVEEALAAKNLLDKKQVDGHFGTTTVTAYQKYQKSLGHSGLAASGLPGKGSLAELGKGRYTLTATIDVGGKTTVDGQTLNKRTADMIAAAEKRAGVNFTITQGSYNAGGVGASGGTHDGGGAVDISVRNISDKDAAVKALREVGFAAWHRTPSQGDWVEHIHGIAISDTDMSPQAQAQAGDYYQGLNGLANHNKDDGPQVKKVTWEEFKRG, encoded by the coding sequence ATGCGCAAGGTGGCAACCGCCGCGGTGTTCACCGCCCTTTCCGCGGCCGCGCTCACGGGCACGATCGGGCAGACCGCGGTAGCCGCCCCGGCGGTGAACATGGAGGCCGTGGTCAAGGCGGCCATGTGGGACCCGTACAAGCCCGACCAGTCGATCACGCCGGGTTCCGGTGACAGCGTCAAGGTGGTCGAGGAGGCGCTCGCGGCGAAGAACCTGCTGGACAAGAAGCAGGTCGACGGGCACTTCGGCACGACGACGGTGACCGCGTACCAGAAGTACCAGAAGTCGCTGGGGCACAGCGGCCTGGCGGCCAGCGGGCTGCCGGGGAAGGGCTCGCTCGCCGAACTCGGCAAGGGGCGGTACACGCTGACCGCCACCATCGACGTGGGCGGGAAGACCACGGTGGACGGCCAGACGCTGAACAAGCGAACCGCCGACATGATCGCCGCCGCGGAGAAGCGCGCCGGGGTGAACTTCACCATCACCCAGGGCTCGTACAACGCGGGCGGCGTCGGCGCCTCGGGCGGCACCCACGACGGCGGTGGTGCGGTGGACATCTCGGTCAGGAACATCTCCGACAAGGACGCCGCGGTGAAGGCGCTGCGGGAGGTCGGGTTCGCCGCCTGGCACCGGACCCCCAGCCAGGGCGACTGGGTCGAGCACATCCACGGCATCGCGATCAGCGACACCGACATGTCGCCGCAGGCCCAGGCGCAGGCCGGGGACTACTACCAGGGGCTGAACGGCCTGGCCAACCACAACAAGGACGACGGCCCGCAGGTCAAGAAGGTGACCTGGGAGGAGTTCAAGCGCGGGTGA
- a CDS encoding response regulator transcription factor, with translation MTANLLVVEDDPTLRELLAASLRFAGFAVSTTASGVEALRIAAQRPPDLVVLDVLLPDVDGFEVLRRLRDGAAPARDVPVLFLTARDAGEDKVAGLTAGGDDYVTKPFRLEELIARIRAILRRTSGSSRAVLTAGDLELDPVARLVTRGGAPVSLSPTEFTLLRFLLENTDRVLAREQILHHVWRYDFGGDASIVESYISYLRRKVDNREPKLIHTVRGIGYVLRAPR, from the coding sequence ATGACGGCCAACCTGCTCGTGGTGGAGGACGACCCGACGCTGCGCGAACTGCTCGCGGCCAGCCTCCGGTTCGCCGGGTTCGCGGTGTCCACCACCGCGAGCGGGGTCGAGGCGCTGCGGATCGCCGCGCAGCGGCCGCCCGATCTGGTGGTGCTGGACGTGCTGCTGCCCGACGTCGACGGCTTCGAGGTGCTGCGCCGCCTGCGCGACGGCGCGGCACCCGCCCGCGACGTGCCGGTGTTGTTCCTGACCGCCCGCGACGCCGGGGAGGACAAGGTCGCCGGGCTGACCGCGGGCGGCGACGACTACGTCACCAAACCGTTCCGCCTCGAAGAACTGATCGCCCGCATCCGCGCGATCCTGCGCCGCACCAGCGGTTCCTCGCGTGCCGTGCTGACCGCCGGTGACCTCGAACTGGACCCGGTGGCCCGGCTGGTCACCCGCGGCGGTGCGCCGGTTTCCCTGTCCCCCACCGAATTCACCCTGCTGCGGTTCCTGCTGGAGAACACCGACCGGGTACTGGCGCGCGAGCAGATCCTGCACCACGTGTGGCGCTACGACTTCGGCGGCGACGCCAGCATCGTCGAGTCCTACATCAGCTACCTGCGGCGCAAGGTGGACAACCGGGAGCCGAAGCTCATCCACACCGTGCGAGGGATCGGTTACGTGCTGCGAGCACCGCGGTGA
- a CDS encoding trans-acting enoyl reductase family protein, with amino-acid sequence MKAVAVFGAYGHTGRFVVAELQARGYVPLPAGRDAEKLAAAFPELDTRVASVGDPGSLDRALAGAAAVINTAGPFAVTAAPVLEAALRAGIPYVDVAAEIEANLDTFAHFADRAREAGVAVVPAMAFYGGLGDLLVTTALDDWTAADEVHVAYGLSSWHPTAGTREAGAVSRERRGGKRIRYANGQLEYRDDALPTLDWTFPEPLGTRPVLGEFSMADIVTVPSHLPVREVRNYMTTTAARDLAGGTAPEAVDEHGRSDQTFVVDVLVRAGGEERRASVSGQDIYAVSAPLAVEAVHRILNGQTRAVGVASAGKMFDATDFLDSLSAVVKRSAGR; translated from the coding sequence ATGAAGGCAGTGGCGGTGTTCGGGGCCTACGGGCACACCGGACGGTTCGTGGTGGCGGAACTCCAGGCTCGCGGGTACGTCCCGCTGCCCGCCGGGCGTGACGCGGAGAAGCTCGCGGCGGCGTTCCCGGAGTTGGACACCCGCGTCGCCTCGGTGGGGGACCCCGGTTCACTCGACCGGGCGCTGGCCGGGGCGGCGGCGGTGATCAACACGGCCGGGCCGTTCGCGGTGACCGCCGCGCCGGTGCTCGAAGCGGCGTTGCGCGCCGGGATCCCGTACGTCGACGTGGCGGCCGAGATCGAGGCCAACCTCGACACGTTCGCGCACTTCGCGGACCGGGCCCGCGAGGCGGGCGTCGCGGTCGTCCCGGCGATGGCCTTCTACGGCGGCCTCGGCGACCTCCTGGTCACCACCGCGCTGGACGACTGGACGGCGGCCGACGAGGTCCACGTCGCGTACGGGCTGAGCAGCTGGCACCCCACCGCGGGCACCCGTGAAGCGGGCGCGGTCTCCCGGGAACGCCGTGGCGGCAAGCGGATCCGCTACGCCAACGGCCAGCTGGAGTACCGCGACGACGCCTTGCCGACCCTCGACTGGACCTTCCCGGAACCGCTGGGCACCCGGCCCGTGCTCGGTGAGTTCAGCATGGCCGACATCGTCACCGTGCCCAGCCACCTGCCGGTCCGCGAGGTGCGCAACTACATGACCACCACCGCCGCCCGGGACCTGGCGGGTGGAACGGCCCCGGAGGCGGTCGACGAACACGGCCGCTCCGACCAGACCTTCGTGGTCGACGTGCTCGTGCGCGCGGGCGGCGAGGAACGGCGTGCTTCGGTGAGCGGGCAGGACATCTACGCGGTCAGCGCGCCGCTGGCGGTGGAAGCCGTGCACCGGATCCTCAATGGACAGACGAGGGCGGTCGGCGTCGCCTCGGCCGGGAAGATGTTCGACGCCACGGATTTCCTGGATTCGCTGTCGGCCGTGGTCAAGCGGTCAGCTGGACGGTGA
- a CDS encoding NBR1-Ig-like domain-containing protein, with amino-acid sequence MPRLQAGERAPELESFMAGLRELRARAGEPSFRKMAAKSGAVSHATLHLTVTGRRLQPWETVREFIRACDGDEEEWHARWLGVQLALSESTPSAPPQLPAVTAVGADEPEAVSWWRSKRVVVPLAAFLVAAVAVVVVVLLPRQEEAAAPEPAGPPYPGDSSSFVGDVTIPDDTVVKPGEQFVKVWEIQNTGTVEWRNRFLRRTDLPVAPNACRTPERIPINDTLPQQHVQVTVTVSAPPTAPVDCRVYWKMVDEQDRELLPGRRPIYFSVFVRP; translated from the coding sequence GTGCCGAGACTGCAAGCGGGAGAGCGGGCACCCGAGCTGGAATCGTTCATGGCCGGGCTGCGGGAGCTGCGGGCACGGGCGGGCGAGCCGTCCTTCCGGAAGATGGCGGCCAAGTCCGGCGCGGTGTCGCACGCCACCCTGCACCTGACCGTCACCGGCAGGCGGCTGCAGCCCTGGGAGACCGTGCGCGAGTTCATCCGCGCCTGCGACGGTGACGAGGAGGAGTGGCACGCCCGCTGGCTGGGGGTGCAGCTCGCGCTCTCGGAGTCGACTCCCTCGGCTCCACCGCAGCTGCCGGCAGTCACCGCGGTGGGTGCCGACGAGCCCGAAGCCGTGTCGTGGTGGCGGTCGAAGCGGGTCGTCGTGCCGTTGGCGGCGTTCCTGGTCGCGGCCGTGGCGGTGGTCGTGGTGGTGCTGCTGCCCCGGCAGGAGGAGGCCGCAGCGCCGGAGCCGGCCGGGCCGCCCTACCCCGGCGACTCCAGCAGCTTCGTCGGCGACGTGACCATCCCGGACGACACCGTGGTCAAGCCCGGTGAGCAGTTCGTCAAGGTGTGGGAGATCCAGAACACCGGCACCGTCGAGTGGCGCAACCGCTTCCTCCGGCGCACCGACCTGCCGGTGGCCCCGAACGCCTGCCGCACGCCGGAACGCATCCCGATCAACGACACCCTCCCGCAGCAGCACGTCCAGGTCACCGTCACGGTCAGCGCCCCGCCCACCGCCCCGGTCGACTGCCGCGTCTACTGGAAGATGGTCGACGAGCAGGACCGCGAACTCCTCCCCGGCCGCCGCCCGATCTACTTCTCCGTGTTCGTCCGCCCCTGA
- a CDS encoding CoA ester lyase — MTLTTAVSWLFVPATRPERFAKATASGADAVIIDLEDAVAEADKATAREALRAHWPADSPVPVVVRVNAAGTPEAAADLALCRELSPAAVVLPKAESARDVLAVGGPVLPLIETARGLVNLAEIAAAEPVVRLLFGSIDLALDLGVTDDAALDPSRSDLVRWSVVSSLPAPVDGVSTAIRDTEVVTRDATRAKGWGFGGKLCIHPVQVPLVHAAFAPSAAEVDWARRVLAVDLDGAASLDGEMIDRPVVERARRIVREAERA; from the coding sequence ATGACCCTCACCACCGCGGTCAGCTGGTTGTTCGTGCCCGCGACCAGGCCGGAACGGTTCGCCAAGGCCACCGCCAGCGGGGCCGACGCCGTGATCATCGATCTGGAAGACGCCGTGGCCGAGGCCGACAAGGCGACCGCGCGCGAGGCGCTGCGGGCGCACTGGCCCGCGGATTCGCCGGTGCCGGTGGTGGTGCGGGTCAACGCCGCCGGCACCCCGGAAGCCGCGGCGGACCTGGCGTTGTGCCGCGAGCTGTCCCCCGCCGCCGTGGTGCTGCCCAAGGCGGAGTCGGCCCGCGACGTGCTCGCCGTCGGGGGCCCGGTGCTCCCGTTGATCGAGACCGCGCGTGGCCTGGTGAACCTGGCCGAGATCGCCGCCGCCGAGCCGGTGGTCCGGCTGCTCTTCGGCAGCATCGACCTGGCCCTCGACCTGGGCGTCACCGACGATGCGGCGCTCGACCCGTCGCGCAGCGACCTCGTCCGCTGGTCGGTGGTGAGTTCGCTGCCCGCCCCGGTGGACGGGGTGAGCACGGCCATCCGCGACACCGAGGTCGTGACCAGGGACGCCACGCGGGCGAAGGGCTGGGGGTTCGGCGGCAAGCTGTGCATCCACCCGGTGCAGGTTCCGCTGGTCCACGCGGCTTTCGCGCCCTCGGCGGCCGAAGTGGACTGGGCTCGGCGGGTGCTGGCGGTCGACCTTGACGGCGCGGCGAGCCTGGACGGTGAGATGATCGATCGTCCGGTCGTCGAACGGGCCCGGCGGATCGTCCGGGAGGCCGAACGCGCGTGA
- a CDS encoding LysR substrate-binding domain-containing protein, with translation MDIAHLRDLIAVVESGSLSRAAGRLHVSQPAISQRMAQLEAHLGVRLLDRGPRGVVPTSAGRALYRDAQQLVRQFDRLSETAVQGRHHIHGPVAVGLPTTVATPLAAALFSWTKARHPGIHLQLFESMSGYIHELLLVGRLDLAAVYPENDAPRPGETPLYSEELYLIGQPSPRPRSDEEVSLDELRSVPLVTPGGRSNLRTLIDRAFAGQGLVPTVVADVESLGTMVRIAEIGEACTILPRSVVAGHGQDLGVRRIVDPSLRRHVALRASAELYEPRDSVAAVRQGIVEVTRELAADGRWPGIVPSTVD, from the coding sequence GTGGACATCGCCCATCTGCGCGACCTCATCGCCGTCGTCGAATCGGGCAGCCTGTCCCGCGCGGCCGGGCGGTTGCACGTGTCGCAGCCCGCGATCAGCCAGCGGATGGCGCAGCTCGAAGCGCACCTGGGCGTGCGGTTGCTGGACCGCGGGCCGCGCGGTGTGGTGCCCACTTCGGCGGGGCGGGCGCTGTACCGCGACGCCCAGCAACTCGTCCGGCAGTTCGACCGGCTGTCCGAGACCGCCGTCCAGGGGCGCCACCACATCCACGGCCCGGTCGCGGTCGGCCTGCCGACGACGGTCGCGACACCGCTGGCGGCCGCGTTGTTCTCCTGGACGAAGGCCCGCCACCCCGGCATCCACCTGCAGTTGTTCGAGTCGATGAGCGGGTACATCCACGAACTGCTGCTGGTCGGCAGGCTGGACCTGGCCGCGGTGTACCCGGAGAACGACGCGCCGCGGCCGGGGGAGACGCCGCTGTACTCGGAGGAGCTGTACCTGATCGGCCAGCCGTCGCCGCGGCCGCGCTCGGACGAGGAGGTGTCGCTGGACGAGTTGCGGTCGGTGCCGCTGGTGACGCCCGGCGGCCGCAGCAACCTGCGCACGCTGATCGATCGCGCCTTCGCCGGTCAGGGACTGGTGCCGACCGTGGTCGCCGACGTGGAGTCGCTCGGCACGATGGTGCGGATCGCGGAGATCGGGGAGGCGTGCACGATCCTGCCGCGGTCGGTGGTCGCCGGGCACGGCCAGGACCTGGGCGTGCGGCGGATCGTCGACCCGTCCCTGCGACGGCACGTCGCGCTGCGCGCGTCGGCGGAGCTGTACGAACCCCGTGATTCGGTGGCCGCGGTTCGCCAGGGCATCGTCGAGGTGACCAGGGAACTCGCCGCCGACGGCCGCTGGCCGGGCATCGTCCCGTCCACTGTGGACTGA
- a CDS encoding helix-turn-helix domain-containing protein: MSTVALAATDGMLHFELGVACEIFGSGTPHYDLLVCGSGPLRAGRFRLDPDHGLDRLVGADTVLVPALADVDEPPPAELLDAVRAAHEAGARVASLCTGAFALAAAGLLDGLRATTHWAHTDVLAARFPLVEVDPDVLYVDNGSVLTSAGKAAAVDLCLHLVRLDHGSAVANAAARRLVVPPHRAGGQAQFVATPVPETDDHPLTALLPWVTERLDQPLTVEDLARQANLSSRHLGRQFRSATGTTPLQWLHTQRIRRAQELLETTGDSIEVIASAVGMGTATTLRRHFNRTVGVPPDAYRRTFRTGPPERPDTP, translated from the coding sequence ATGAGCACAGTCGCGCTGGCCGCCACCGACGGCATGCTGCACTTCGAACTGGGCGTGGCCTGCGAGATCTTCGGTTCCGGGACCCCGCACTACGACCTGCTCGTGTGCGGTTCGGGGCCGCTGCGGGCCGGGCGTTTCCGGTTGGACCCGGACCACGGGCTCGACCGGCTGGTGGGGGCCGACACCGTGCTCGTCCCCGCACTGGCCGACGTCGACGAGCCGCCGCCGGCCGAACTGCTGGACGCGGTGCGCGCGGCCCACGAAGCGGGCGCGCGCGTGGCGTCGTTGTGCACGGGCGCGTTCGCGCTGGCCGCGGCCGGGCTGCTCGACGGGCTGCGCGCCACCACGCACTGGGCCCACACGGACGTGCTGGCGGCCCGGTTCCCGCTGGTGGAGGTCGATCCGGACGTGCTCTACGTGGACAACGGCAGCGTGCTCACCTCCGCGGGCAAGGCCGCCGCGGTGGACCTGTGCCTGCACCTGGTGCGCCTCGACCACGGCTCGGCGGTGGCGAACGCGGCCGCCCGGCGGCTGGTGGTGCCCCCGCACCGGGCCGGCGGGCAGGCGCAGTTCGTCGCCACGCCGGTCCCGGAGACCGACGACCACCCGCTGACCGCGTTGCTGCCCTGGGTGACCGAACGGCTGGACCAGCCGCTGACCGTGGAGGACCTGGCTCGCCAGGCGAACCTGAGCTCGCGGCACCTCGGCCGCCAGTTCCGCTCGGCCACCGGCACGACGCCGTTGCAGTGGCTGCACACGCAACGGATCCGGCGAGCGCAGGAACTACTCGAAACCACCGGCGACAGCATCGAGGTGATCGCTTCGGCCGTCGGCATGGGCACCGCCACCACGTTGAGGCGCCACTTCAACCGAACCGTCGGCGTACCGCCGGACGCCTACCGCCGCACGTTCCGGACCGGCCCGCCGGAACGCCCCGATACGCCGTGA
- a CDS encoding GNAT family N-acetyltransferase: protein MIIRPATAADIDAAVTTLSLAFADYPFTRHTIAADDHAGRLARSQRLFLTRISLPHGRVWVSEHAEAVAAWTTPDATDLGQVFAEVGPELAEIAGDRAEIAAESEAALAPHRPREPAWFLGTVGVRPGNQGRGLGKSVIRPGLEAAEAAGVPAYLETSTERNVELYRTLGFEVVAEVELPRGGPRTWAMRR, encoded by the coding sequence ATGATCATTCGTCCCGCCACCGCCGCCGACATCGACGCCGCGGTCACCACGCTGTCCCTCGCCTTCGCCGACTACCCGTTCACCCGGCACACCATCGCCGCCGACGACCACGCCGGGCGGCTGGCCCGCTCGCAACGGCTGTTCCTCACCCGGATCAGCCTGCCCCACGGCCGGGTGTGGGTGAGCGAGCACGCCGAGGCCGTCGCCGCGTGGACCACCCCGGATGCGACCGACCTCGGGCAGGTCTTCGCCGAGGTGGGGCCGGAACTCGCCGAGATCGCCGGTGACCGCGCGGAGATCGCCGCCGAGTCGGAGGCCGCACTGGCCCCGCACCGGCCGCGGGAACCGGCGTGGTTCCTCGGCACGGTCGGTGTCCGGCCGGGCAACCAGGGCCGTGGTCTGGGCAAGTCGGTGATCCGGCCGGGTCTGGAGGCCGCGGAGGCCGCCGGGGTGCCCGCGTACCTGGAGACCTCGACCGAGCGCAACGTCGAGCTGTACCGGACACTCGGCTTCGAGGTGGTCGCCGAGGTCGAGCTGCCCCGCGGCGGGCCGAGGACCTGGGCCATGCGCCGCTGA